One Candidatus Scalindua japonica DNA segment encodes these proteins:
- a CDS encoding HPP family protein, with translation MFVKDVMSIDVITIRKNENLIQLIAKFRKYNFHTLPVIDNEKKVLGVVSSEDIMKVCLPHNPVLDKLLKSTHLYNTEEEDILEMDLPEELGTTVTVSDIMNVNVVTIEDSETIADARKLMKLHNIQRVPAVTRGRELVGFITLFDIIIALFKERNIIE, from the coding sequence ATGTTTGTAAAAGATGTAATGAGTATAGATGTCATAACTATACGTAAAAATGAAAACTTGATCCAGCTTATAGCCAAATTTCGAAAGTATAATTTCCATACTCTACCTGTCATTGACAATGAGAAAAAAGTTTTAGGGGTTGTCAGTTCAGAGGACATTATGAAGGTATGCCTTCCTCATAATCCTGTGCTGGATAAATTACTCAAATCTACGCATCTATACAATACAGAGGAAGAAGATATATTAGAAATGGACCTTCCTGAGGAGCTGGGAACTACGGTAACGGTTTCGGACATAATGAATGTCAATGTGGTAACTATTGAAGATAGTGAAACAATAGCCGATGCAAGAAAACTGATGAAGCTCCACAATATCCAGAGAGTACCAGCAGTAACAAGAGGCAGGGAACTTGTAGGGTTTATCACCCTCTTTGATATAATAATTGCGCTTTTCAAGGAAAGGAACATTATTGAATGA